Within the Rosa rugosa chromosome 2, drRosRugo1.1, whole genome shotgun sequence genome, the region TACAATTTTAATAAATtacaccctttttttttttttgaacaaaactATACTCAACCTGATATAGCGGGAACTGCTCCGAGAAACCAGCAAAGAACTACCCTAAAATCGCAGGGGAAAGGTCGCAggggaatttttatttttttgaatataAACTAATGCCTACACTCTTAAAGTTCCTCTTATGCCCTCTTtactaattaaaaaataaaaatctaggCATTAGTTTATATTCAAACTATGCCTCCAAACTCTTCTTCTTTCCGCCTAAATTTACGTCTCTATGAAATTCGAGTAGATATAAATTGAGTTTTCTGCCTCTGATGTTCAAGGTTTTTCACTTCACAATTCTTGGCACATGAAGAGCAAGACTTATTAATTTTATTATGTGgttctcttcttcattgattcCTAAGGATTCTTGGAATAATGAGACTGTTTGCAATAATTCAAGTATCAACAAGATTTTTTTCATGAAAGAAATTAACAAGGATGGTGGTGAGGATTAGCCTCTCTATCATACTTCAGCCTCCTCGTCTCATCCTCCCCACATCAAATTAATAGAAAgagacaaacaaacaaacaaaaatccTGATGCGAAGATACTTTCATGGGAACTGCTCCTTCAATTCAagttgttttagttttttttttttgggtacttAATTCATAAGATAGAAGGGAATTTTGGGATTATGAAAAGTTCAAAAAAATTGAGAGAGTGGAATGTGTATTAAGAATATTGGagtgtgtatatataatttCTCTTACTCTGTACGTATTTGAAGTTTAAATTCTATAATCAGGAAATGAATTATAGTGTATGCATTGCTAATTTTGTAGCCTAAAAATGCACCAGGCTCTAAGAAGCCAAGGAGTCAAGGACACCTAAACCAATGCAAATTACCTTTAAGAAAAAGTTGAAGAAGCTTCAAGATGAGGGAAAAATACCTAAACTTGCATCTACTATCACAAAGGGAGCAATGTCCTATAACCACAACTATTCAAGTTTGTACATCACAACCTACATAGGCCAGCCAAGCATCTGAATATGCTGCATTTTTATTCCCATGCccataaatgcaattaatgagTTCTTTATTTTGCAAATGAAAAGGCTGAATGGTTATGCCTTGAATGCATTTTTGATTAGTATGTGATTGGTATAGTAATGATTTGAGAATCCTTGTACTAAGACAATGTTTTTGGAGTTTCTATTGGCAATATGTTAAATGGTTTGTATTCAGACTAATGTATTTGATATTTTACTTACAAGACTATCTATGTGTTCAACGATATAGTGATTTATGTTCatattgtttggctccagtttttcttgagctggtcaacagtctcttttcttgcgtgggcaTGCCAGCACcggtcgggtgcggtcgtcgggggtgtcccttgacctgacttctttcgagcgactgtagacgaggagagcaccaacctcgtcgtggggggTCTTCTGTGCCTtatgctggaggactttgtcttgtgtcaccaagtcgatactcaacgttgtaggtcgagcagagtaaaatcaccgggaagtaagGAGAACTTGCCAAAGCATGACTTTAActtagctggtttgcgagggcgttacccttgcttggctggttccgtaactgttgtggtcgcggtactacagtcggctcccgaggagactaggaccgaagcacgttgacagagggtttggtggcactgacagtcagctcctgaggattctgggactggagtgtggtcaccggtaagagaaggagaggagtttctctggagaggcttggataattgATAGCTCTTTTTtgagctattgattttccttattctcctgcaaatatgtcaaTTGTAATATAcggaaataagggtctcccgcagaggattaagttaaactaaaggcttcaacaaaagtcacaaaaacgtgactgcagctcCTACTGAACTGCAGtagaaaaacaaactaaaaacctaactaaaacaacccagaaaaatacgaaaatttacagaggtaTACTAGACACGTAAAGAgtctagcacacaaaatttggtgaattttggagttgatttgctatggaaataaaatacagaaaaacagagaacagaaagaaaaacgaaatttaagcagatttgaagttggttgagatcaagataatgaaactagctaggaaggaagtatccacccccaacaataacacacaacacactttgtccaatttatcaccaattaacttagttgaagatactcagattggctcggtacgcttgaacacaacctattactctttcttactttgtacgctaggcaggaagtgctctacacctagactattcccaagcaatgcaacctaaaggtacgtttattagattaaacatgcagagatcattaagtttgaaaagagtttgagcaatcactaggcatcgcaaataacttagagccttgctaaacctaggattttgtttacttgctagtgaaaactaccaattacttctctagataatttgaggaatccaactattgatccaggcatcaaaccatcaaagtattagaaccctagcatgcatactaagtagtcctccaaagcatacaaacatagaattcatcaatgagaaattggtaaacaaaacctcaactttattaattgaaaacaaaccgaaaatcaaagcatgttatggatcatgtctaggggttTCAACAGCTCCctagctactggaaatttagttacacataattggaatcaaaaacacaaaggagttcatgagaaaggaagacaacaaaaatcagaaattgggaaAAATACGATCAATGATCGATCTTTGAGAAACAGTGATCGATCGTCTCTGGTGTGATTTTGcagtcttgcttcttcttcttcttctttggtgtgtCTCTGGTTCTTTTTTATGTGATCTGCTGTGTATGTGGTTGGTCACTCCCTATTTATAAAACATGGAAGGAGGCCCCTTTATGTAGGAGTTGCAAGTTTCAAGGGCACTCTTGCAATTAGGCCAAGCTTGTTTACTTGttctatttgattttctcttcttaGGATGAATTCTTTGACTTGTAGATCCTTTACAGCTGATATAAAACATGATAACAGCTCATATAAAACGTGTATAACTCAGCAAAGGATCCCCAAGAAGCCTCAAAACAATCTGCCAAGAGATAAGGAAGGTGACTTCCTTATCTGCCTCACTTAGGATTGCCTTTTTAGCCCTTCTTTTAACTCGGTTTCATTTCAgctttgaatgtgatttttaacAAGATAACAGCCTTGATGTTGATCTTTAAGAGTGTATAAATATCTTCTAAAAATCCCCTCAACTTGCTGCCCAAAagcagccttgaaaagccttcaagataaggtctgtcagaaatttccagattttccttatctTCTGGTCAAATTTATGGGCTTGTACCCCGACCTTGTAGCTATCTTTCTGAACGTTTCTTAGGCCTATAATGCCCTATGATATCATTTATTGACGTCCAAACAATAACCTTCCAAAAGACTTTCCAAGAAAGTCTCCAAAAGACAGCTCCAATATGCTTCATAGATAAGACTGAAGGTGGAAAGCTGATCAGGATGCCTACTTTGTGCAACGTTTCTGACTTCATCTTGACTATTATGACCACTTGATTTGGCTTTGTTGTTGTGAAATATCTGGTTTTCAAATATAGTCAAGAATTGCTGCCATGGTGCActcaaaatatcttcaaaatggggtccaaatatagaagaaaataaggcagattccagttttcatattttgcttctcagcaactgttttgcacgaaTTTTTCCACAAGCTTCCCTTCTTGTTTCTGACCACATAAATGGTTGTCCTTCATCTTTTGCATCAGTATTATACATCTGAGCCTTAACTTGCCACAATTGAGCTCCTATTTTTCCATGGTTGATCCACAAACctcctaagaaaataacaaagttagtttgatctttttaacgaaataactaagcaaaagtgtaaaggattaaactataaattcgtcgcattttatgctcctatcaataatcgtagagattagttgatgaattgttgtgttgtgttacttgttgtagcctctatatataggttaccaagccatagtggttggccttaaacaaatcatgatggagcacttaatgagatcatgatggagcacttaatgggtttatggagcacttatgagattatggagcacttattaGGATTATGGTGGGTTAAGCACTTAAGTTTTGGAGtggttttgagtcactttctgctcctttatttcttcaattatatctccaccaagaattcagaatgggccttcgacgtattcatatcaaatgatccaccatgagtgtagatcattctggtaaaatttcagagcttacttccatgtggttgggccgaaaacgctgctggacttcTTACAGGTCCGGTTTTCCAGTCTTGTctttcagaaaattggactgattgtttgaaggttttccactccaaactagctcttgcactattcataagaaatgatccttgggatgtccaGAATGAATCTGGaattagctcatttggatttcgtttggttagtctgccgcccctccttccttgtttagctcggtttctcctaaccgaagtaggaaaatgtgctaaagttgacttttcatttccatgcttccatcatttccttttcttgcagctctcataatcttccataattctgcaggtaggctttatttagcctctaaataatatatttcgaacttgtcgacaatatatagcttgagccattgacatttgctcaatttctccaagacacgccttgttaggccaaaatgctcattttgggttcaaacacatATAATTATACAAATTAAAATTGCATGTTGAGTAATTCATGGTTAGATGTATATCCcgcttctaatgaggaccactaaaatgagaaCTTCATGAGAATTTTCTTGTGTGACCTACTTTGTTTTCACGTTTCTACAAATCAACcattagatatttatgtgtagatcatttatgcaatttttcaactgAATTGAAATTGTTAAGGCATTTATAATCTtatataattattatttatGAATATGAATGGTTCAGGTTTGATAGATTTGGTTGGTCCATTTATTTGATCTAACTCGGTACCTTAACAACTagcaatttgaaagaaaattttccaAAGTGATATACTAATGGATACATAAACATCAAATAGTTGATTTGcggtaatgtaatcgaaaataGTAGGTCCCCTAAAATGTTGATTAGAAAGTGCTCATGAAGTCGTCATTTTAGTGGTGCTCATTAGAACCTCTTCCtccaacaaacaacaaaaaatggTATAAAATAAAAGGTTATATAAAACTTTTTGGTGGTGTAGGTAGAAGatgtttattaaaaaataagtCATTTTTTTTAGATAATCAATTTGGAGGGAAATTTAAAGGCATTAATAAATGGATAGTTATTGGAGGGAAATTCAAATCTATATTTGGAGGGAATATAAGAGGAAAAGGAGGGAAATGTGTTGGCTAAGAAATGTGAGGTTTGAAGAGTCATTCCAGTGGCCAAGCTGAAGGAAAAATGTTCTATTTGCCATTGGAATTGAGTCAATTGACAGACATCTAACGAAGAGTAGAGAGAAGAGCTTCATATATGTATTTTTGAGAGTCTAGACCCCTccttttatgaaaaaaaaaatgctcacGTACTAAGTTTTTTATGTAAAATTAACacatgaaaaacagaaaacaaatatTTGTTTGCAAAGGGTAAATTGGGAGAATTTagaataataatatatttttttttttttggtttagcTTGGCCAATAGCAAGTTAATCAACTTTAACAACATCAATAAGAATTTTTCTAATTGCAGCAACAGTGTAATCCTTAAAGTATTTGACAGGTAAGCCACAAATTCTCACCCACAGAGCCATCATCCTAATAAATTCATTTAGAGGATCAAAGTCTGGCCTCCACTTCCTAATAATTAGAGCTAGTTTGCCTAGCCAGAATCCGAGTTCTACCACAAGAGCATAGTTCATATCTTCTTCCAGATTAAATCTCACAATGTAAAAGTCACTAGGAAGGTCAACAAGGTGCCAACCCCCTTTGACTTGCCATTTTGTTTGTAAACCCTTAAGCATGAAATCAAAAGTGTTTATAGAATTTGGTTTACCCATTATCTTAACAACTACAACACAACACCAATATAATCAAGTTTATTGTGTACCTTCTCAGAGAATGAGATGTTTTGACCATGTTTGCCTTGGGTGTAGACGCATTCATCAGCAGTGAATTCAAAATCATCCATCATGGTCTGTCAGTACTGATCTACAAGATTTTTCAGCTTGCTAACATAGCTCAAATCAGATTGTAGTGTAGGAGTGTGTTGGAGGTGGAATTGAGGTCTTCCATATGCAGTGCTTCAAGATAAGAGGATATATCACCATCATTTTTGGTACGTTTTCACTGAATCATCGATTAGTCGCTAGCTTCGTGGCTTCTAGATGGAAGAGTGGAGAACATGAATGCAGGGTTCGCCACAAGTACCTTCAATCAACTGGAGAGAAGGCAGAGAAAGCGAAGCCAACGGGCCAATTGGTGAATGCGTTTGGTAACGGCTAaggtttttaaagaaaaatgtttAAGGCGCATTCAAGAAGAAACGGGCTCAGCTGCAAGTTCTTAAGATTACTCTTTTTGTTTCCTAATACCCACTTAAGttctttgtttttatgtttttttgtttatttttaggacCATTTTACCCTCTCTCCCtattacagagagagagagagagagagaagtcatcgaagACTTCGCCAGAGGTCGCCGGTTGTCCCCATAGAGCTGTTGGAGATTTCATAGGTCACCTTATACtattattgcctccaaataAAACCCAATATACTTTTATTGCTTCCcaataaaaactttttattgggagcaataaaagtttattgggaaAAAGAggactaatctccctaaaattagataaattaaactttgattaaggaagaaaataagaaattacatcaattcaaaaccttttatcaCAGGATAATAAAAATTTAGTGGGTTttataggggggggggggggaggggggcaataaaaccaATAAAATTTGGGCATGGGAGTGgggactaatctccctaaaattggacaaataaaactttgattgaagaagaaaataaagagattacatcaattcaaaaccttttattgaTGGGCAATAAActaaaagttgatttttttatGTTCACTTTTTGAAGAAACTTTCCTCATGAAAGTTGTGGATGACGTTAAATCGAGTCCATGGATATATGAAACGCTAAAATCGGAGTTATAACGAATAAGTTATAAAAGATTTAAGTTATTGGCATTTTTGTAATTTTGGGAACTTGAAAAAATTAGCTCCAAACCtagatttttgttcttttttttttgacgctGGAACTTTGTGGCGTTGCCATCGTCTCGTCCAGCCACCTCTGGCCATGAAATTTGTCCCATTCTCTTCGTCTTTGAACCatctttccaaccatatatgtCCTGCACCATGTTATTCACCATACACAACGaattgaagaaaagaagcttCGGCCCTTTTCCGGTATCTTTTTCAAATTCCGACCAACTCCGGCTAAATTGGAAGGAGAAATTGACTGGGCTTTGTTCTTCTTGAAATTCTCTACAAACCTTCAAAGGATCACATCTCAATTCAACCTAAAGACAAAGATCTGGCTACTGGAATTTAGTGGCAAtaagagagggggagagagagagagagagagcgagagttTAATGGTAGTGCGTAATTTATGATTTTTAGAGCCTAAATTGGATATTTTGCTCTTAAATTGGTTGAGTGATAATTAAAATATTTAGCTAGATTAAGTGAGAGTATTTTGACCGACATTTGGGTATTGGGTCAAGGCCCCATAAAATAAAAGGTTATATAGAACGTTTCGGTGATGCAGGTGGAAGATGTTCATTAAAAAATACTTCATTTTTTTAGATAATCAATTTGGAGGGAAATATAAAGGCAAGTATTAAATGAATAGTTATTGGAGGGAAATTCAAATGGATATTTGGAGGGAAGATAAGAGTTAAAGGAGGGAAATGTGTGGGCGAGGTTTGAAGAGTCATTTCAGTGgccaaattaaagaaaaaatgtTCTATTTGCCATTTTGTCATTGGAATTAACGGATATCTAACGGAGAGTAGAGGGAAGAACCTCATATATGTGTTTTTGATAGTCTAGAGTCTAGACCCTTCTTTTAATGAAAAATGTTATATGAAAATATGCTCACGTACTAAGTTCTTTAGGTAAAATTACAcatgaaaaaaagaagacaaattgtttttttttgaataaaagaagaCAATTTGTTTGTAGAGGGTAAATCGGGATAAATTAGAATTTAAAAGTGGGTGGAGGAATAAAACTgacatgagaaaaatgagagCAATTCcgtaattatgttttttttttttcttttccaaaaataGAAACAATTCTCGGTAATAATGCTGTGTAGCCTCTATCGTAACCGTTGATGAAGCAAGGGCCACGATTAGCTTAACAACTCAAACCGGGTCGAAGCACCGAAACAAAGACGATCACTTGGTCCCTCCTACTCCCACTACTCCATTGAAGCTTCTTCTTTCGGTAAACAAGAAATGCTGctgctctctcttttctctagaGGTAatcctcctctctctcatcaGCTTCTTACTTTTCTGCTTGCTCTTCTTCGTGTGAAGGCTAGGGTTTCATCGTAAATTCTTTTCTGATCACCTTAGTCTTGTACCATTTTAGGGATTTACGGCATTTTCATTACTTGCGGATTTAGGATGACAATTTTGCTCTGTGACTGTGTTTTCGTGATTTAGGGTTCTTTCTAAAGTTTAAAAGACTTGTATGATGACTGATACTTTAAAGGTGTATCAGTATTGAGGGGTTTGGTTCAGTATTGAAACTCACGTTTAAAGGTGTATCGATGGTGATTCTATTTAATTTTGAATTGTTTTGGTTGCATTGTCTTGAAGTTTTCCTCGATGGTTTCTTTGGTAGCTTTTAAGTGGCTTAGTTTTCTGCTGTTATTTTTAGGGTGAATTCTCGATACATCAAGTCCACTAGCATTGACGATGTAAATGGAGTGTTTCTTGTGTGACACATAGCCTGAAACTAGTTTAAGGATCGCCACGCCAACAATTCATAAAAAAGTTGAGATGGATTAGATAATAATTGGCTATGAATTATCACATTAGGGAGTACAAGGGCATATGtgatcaaattagaagtttGGAAGCACAAATGATTCTCAGTGTAAAGTACAGGGAGGTGAAATGAATATATTTCGTGTTTTTTATCAATTCCATGCATAGGTCCTAGTTCGAGAGATATTCTATATGGCGTCACTTTATTCAGCCCCATGTAGTATTTCATAGCTCCATAACCCTCCATTGTCTTTCTGCAGGGTTCAGCCTTACAGACTAAAAAGCAAAACTTATATCATACCAGTATTGGGAGTTCTCTGCAAAACCCAGAAGAGTTAGAGAGATGGAAATGGTGAAAATAGAAGAGGTTCAGTCACCTACCAAGAAGCAGCGCATAGCTACTCATACCCACACCAAAGGCCTTGGTCTTGAGgtttctctctttccatgtCAATATGTTTTTCCCCTTGATTATACCGATTATCCATGAAGAAAAACCGAGTCGGTTTTGATATTTCAAACTATCTCAAGGTTCTTTCTTTATCTGCTGTAAAATGTTTAGGTTTTACAGTCTAGGGACGCTACATTTTCTGCCAATCTTCTTGGTTTGTCTTTGATGTTACATACTTTAGTACTCTAAAATGCATGCATATTGGAAGTTACTCACATCCAGGTGTGATGCATGTTTGAGTTTCACATTAAGGAAATTGTTTATCACGTGGTTATATTATATTGATGGTAGTTTAGTGAATCATTGGATATGCAATGGAAAaaagaatggagagaaaaaaacaaatgagAAAAATATAGATTCAGAATCATTGGATATGCAATGGAAAaaagaatggagagaaaaaaacTGCGTGCAGTTAGCCCGATCTCTAGAGGAAAGAACAACTGCACGCACGATGAGAGGAGATTGAAGACGACGTGGGAGGTGATAAGAGTAGATATGGTATCATCACTATTCACCCCTCTCTCAATTTACAGTATTTTGTTTCTGGTTGAGTTTCCTTCTTGGAAATCTGCATCGATGCCATGCTTTAGTTTGaattactttttcttttgaattttttgcATTCCAGAATTCCAGATTATTGCGATTACAGGGGTCTTTTGGCTTGAGATATTTGTACACCCAACCGAAAGATTTCACAATTGGATGCTTGAATTCATTGGACAGTGTAAGTTTTTTCTTCTATTCGATGTTTTCTGTCTTCTCCTTTATTTGGTCCtcattcataatttcatattcaTCAAAGTCATCAAATCAAACCCCAATTTAGGAGTAACAAAGAATGTGAGTATGTATATGCATTTGTCTGTGTTTGTGTGGCAGAGATACTTTTTGTGTGTCTGTTTAATTTTCTTGATTCATGTCGATGGGTTAAATTCCACCCACCATTTATCTTATTACTGGGTCATTGAGAATGAACAAACTGAGGTGTCCAGTTTGTTATTAAGATTGTCTATAAATTGGCTATCAATGTAAAGTTGTCTCTCGTTCATTTTGTTTGGCTTAGATACAATTTGGAGCTATAATGCAGAGAAAAGGATAGGTCAGAGTTGTGGTAGAGCAATCATAGAGTTTGTATGTGTATATTGTTGCAATTGTTCTTTAGGAGAGTTTTAATATCAAAGTATGTATATTGGCATGGATGAAGCCTGAAATTGGATTACGTTTAATACTTGAAGGGTTAGTTTAGTTCATTAGACAGTTTTACACCAGAATGAGTTCAGTAGATAGTACTCGATAATCACTGTCTTTCATTCTCCTTCACAATTTGTTTCTTTATAACGCATCTTTTCGctatttttgcaaaaatatTTCAATTTGGGGAAATATATAGTAGGGTTTAGGTCATCTGCACATAAATCCCTCACACACCTTTAGAGTTTGTATCTATTGCAGCCTGGGCTTTGTTTTTAGCTTTCTTCAGGATTTAGCTTTTTTCTAATTGAGGGTACGGTGTTGTTATGATATGTCAGACCAAAAAATTGTCCGAGTTGGATCAACAAAATAAAGATCAAGAAGACAAGTTTCTCAACTATATCCAAGGTAAGAGTTTCTCCACCATAGAACTTGTGttttatattagttttatgCCATGAATGCCGCTAACTTTgtattttcttctttgttttggtTGTGCATATATACATGAAGGTATGAAATTTGTTCATAGTTGGCTTGTTTACCACCTTAATTTTCTAATCTGGACTTTAGTGGAAGTGAATGTAGTTGTTTTGGTAATATGCATGACTCACTGGAATCAAATAGAGGAACCCCAAAATAGAATAAGACTCTCCCATTGTGCTCATTACCATCAAAATTATGCTTTTACCTATGGTATTGATTTTTGACGTTTACAACTTTTAATGAGGTCAgaacttttattttgtttttctagctatatttgtatatatgtatgttc harbors:
- the LOC133734538 gene encoding uncharacterized protein LOC133734538, which codes for MEKRMERKKLRAVSPISRGKNNCTHDERRLKTTWEVIRVDMNSRLLRLQGSFGLRYLYTQPKDFTIGCLNSLDSTKKLSELDQQNKDQEDKFLNYIQGVY